The genomic interval CGTCAGGCGAAGGAGGGGCTCACGTGGATCTTCACACGGGCCGCACACTGTGGTCGGAGTCCGGTCCAAGTGTGACGCGCTATCCCCGGCTCGATGGGGATGTGCAAAGCGACGTGGTCGTGGTGGGCGGCGGCATCGGCGGAGCCATCGCGGCGTGGGAAATCGCAGAACGGGGATTCGAGGTCGTCGTGCTGGAGCGCCACCGGGTGGGCATGGGATCGACCCGAGGGAACACGGGGCTTTTGCAATACGCGAACGACATGCCACTTGCGGAGATGATCCGCGTGCACGGTCGGGAACGGGCGGTGGCCTTCTACCGGAGATGCTGGGAAGGCGTGGTTCGGCTGCGGGAAATCGCGAAGAAGCTGCCGGAGGACGTGGAGTTTGCGGAGCGCATGAGCCTCTGTTACGCCTCGGTGCCGGCCGATATCCCTCGATTGAAAGACGAAGCGAGCGCGTTGGTTCAACATGGGTTCGCCGCGGAGATCATCGTCGGCCGGGAAGAGGTGCGGGAGGCGTTCGGGATTGACCGCGAGGCAGCGCTCGCGACGTACGGGGACGCGGAGGTGAATCCGCTGAAGCTCACGCGTGCGCTCTTGGCGGAGCTCGTCCGCCGCGGCGCGGCCCGGGTCTTCGAGGACACGGCGGTGGTGCGGACGGACGAGGGCGCGGCACACGTCGTGCTGGAGACGGACGGTGGATTCCGCGTGAAGGCGCGCGCGGCGGTCGTCGCGACGGGATATGGGTTTCAACGGGCGCGGCCGCTTGCGGGCGTCAGGCTTGGATGCACCTATGCCATCGCTACTGAGCCGCTTTCGGATCTGTCGGGTTGGCCAGAAGGTGCTCTGATCTGGGAGACCGCCCGTCCGTATTTGTACATGCGCACGACGCGCGATCGGCGGCTCGTGGTCGGGGGCCTTGACCTCCCGGTCCCGGACGGGCCCGGGCGAGATCAGGATCTCAACGCCCGGGCGGACAAGTTGGCCCAGTTGGCCCGAGAAGTTCTGCCCGGGCTCGGGCCGATGTCCATCGCGTACCGCTGGG from Alicyclobacillus acidocaldarius subsp. acidocaldarius DSM 446 carries:
- a CDS encoding NAD(P)/FAD-dependent oxidoreductase; its protein translation is MDLHTGRTLWSESGPSVTRYPRLDGDVQSDVVVVGGGIGGAIAAWEIAERGFEVVVLERHRVGMGSTRGNTGLLQYANDMPLAEMIRVHGRERAVAFYRRCWEGVVRLREIAKKLPEDVEFAERMSLCYASVPADIPRLKDEASALVQHGFAAEIIVGREEVREAFGIDREAALATYGDAEVNPLKLTRALLAELVRRGAARVFEDTAVVRTDEGAAHVVLETDGGFRVKARAAVVATGYGFQRARPLAGVRLGCTYAIATEPLSDLSGWPEGALIWETARPYLYMRTTRDRRLVVGGLDLPVPDGPGRDQDLNARADKLAQLAREVLPGLGPMSIAYRWASTFGSTVDGWPIVGVYPGFRRIFCSLGYGGNGTVCYAVAADILARRIAGEDRPEDDVLRPERLSLWRRAARRLSVAVRP